CAAATTTTGTGGTAACTGAATTACGCCCATGGTCGTCCGTTTAAATTTAACACTGGCGCCTGCAAATGCGAGTATTCCTCACGTCGACAGTaatataatacgagtatatacctatattttaattcataattttaacttgtttttctaaccttcttctaaccttcCTAATAACCAATAACCAAGCTTATTGTTCATGTTATCCTGCTGTTGCATTTGCTCATGTAACGTATATGTGCTATGGATTTTAATTCATTcagatttaacaatttgtttacggttttgatcttgttttgataGGACCTTAcggagcccactgattaccagttcgccggatgatatcagcctgtcagttgttcggagctgtcaaattgtGCGTTTACCTGACAGGCTAATATCGGCCGACGAACTGggaatcagtgggcccctttaaaggtAGCTCACACTGATTAGTGCATGCGAAACGAAGTGAAAACCGTTTGTGAAATGcacgccaatcaccaagacgatcgtcatGATCAAAACCATAGCAAGTTTTGTTAAATCTGAATCGGACCCCAGTAATTTATCAAAGAATGACGCATTCGGTTTTACCCGACATATACCAATTTTAAGTAGCAAATAGCCTCGTCCTGACTAATTTATTCAATAAGAACATTTTATATAGTTACCTACTGTCCAGAAAATTGTAATTGATCTTCTGAATTCTGCCTAGTGTACCTACTTTATGAACCACATATTAAAAATCCATTTTATAAAAAgataaaactattaaaaacttgtttttagaAACCAGTGTGCCAGAGAAGATCTAGTAccattacatatttaatttaacattttaatcATCTACATAATCATTAATATCATTATATTCTTTAACTAGTTTTAGTCGTTTGACCAcagtatttttattaagtaaccTACTTTTGTACTTATGATTTTATATGCATATATTATTGTTAAGACCTTTAGAACATCAATAATGTAATAAACTAAGACTAGGTTAATGCATTTACGATTGTCGGAGGTGGTTGATATTTTTCCACATTTACGATTCATTGTCAAACCGTCAATAATGCAGGTAATGGAAATCATTAACCGTGGTTATCGATTCTGCTCAGAAATTGAATGTCAAGACTATTCCATTGTGTAAGCCTTTGTCCACCTCACATTATGTATCACGCCTATTTTGCGTGCTAATAaccatgtacagtcgccatcagatatatcggagcggccaaggcgctcacaaatatctgaacacgcctctattgtcagggcgttagaggaCGTGTTCAGATGTACCTAACTGCACACAACTGACTTTTTCTGTACCTTCAGTATATTGTTTAAGATAGGGAAATGTTTTGACtcaaataaaattcaataattaataggtacctaatagtaGTAAATAAGATCAGTATCAGATGTAGTAGTAAATAACTTTCATTTGAATTTTCCTGAAAGGTACAAAGATAAACATATCTCTATAAGAGATAGCGAAGGTATTTTGCCAATCAGATCAAATTCAGCACTAAGGTTTGATACAGCCTTCCGCTAAATTCATGGACATTTTATGAATATGTTCATTTATAATATGTCCATGAAATTTTACAGCTCGCTGTAGGTGAGACgtctttaaatattttatccaCCTTGCAATAAACATTTTCACAATCAacaatttagtttattttagttCTTAACTTAACCGCGCATAATACAATAAGCAGTGTTCGATTTAATGTTTCCTCGCCAGACGATTACAAAGACTTGCACATTGTTATATTATAAACAACAGCgtcattcaaaataaaataaaactgcacaTTACTTAAGCGACATAACTTTAAAACATGTCATTGGTAAAACCGAACGTTGAAATCGAAGTGGTCGTAAACAGCGGAACCAATACTTCGCGTTACTGGGTTATTGCGTAGGTAGTATTGTTTTAGTACCTTGTAATGTTTATGCATTTTTGAAGGCGATTTGTGGTTTTTTAAATGTAGCTTAGGGAAATCGTAAATCAATCGAGTCATCTTGtcgttataaatattattaatccaTTTTCTTATGGTCTAAATGGTCAATTAAACGTTTGTTATTGCCACATTCTTGCAAACTAGTGCAAACAGTTTTCATTTCATAAATTATGAAACTTAAATATTCTTAAAATgttaacaaacaaaaaactatgTGTCTCAGGTCTCTGATGACAGCgcaatatattataggtaccttaGTAGTTTTCTTATCTCTATCCATAGGTTGTCTTAAAAAAATTGcactttagcgataagaccgcctgttttTTAACCTCTACTCACATGTGACATTGTGATTCTTCTTTAATTGTTGTTTGTGCTTCtttatcaaaaatattgtatttaattATATGTAAGTAGTTTATTTTGTCCTCCGTTTTGCATATTGCAAATATCAAGTCATCGAAATCAGCCAAATCCTTACTTTTAACTACCTACCTCTGATCCTGCATATTGTCAAGTGGCCAGTCAGTCTATGCATGTATCATATTGCTATGCCATTAAAAATTATGTACGGTGAAACAGTGATAAGAATcactttgtaacatttttgttttaagtgTTGAAAATTCTTGTATTTAATATTGATAATGCCCGAGCTATAAATGAGTTGGTCACCAGGACTGTGTCATATTTGTAAGCTTCTTTGTAGTGAAGGCATTCTCTTTCTACAATTGTCTCAGAGTTTCTTTGACTCACTTTACAAGCCTGCAGTATCAACTGGGTCATATAAAGATTACTCCAGACGTTAGACTAAATTGATCACTCCTACTCCTGAGGACAAAGTTTAGCACAAGAGTAATAAAGGAAagaagtaggtactaggtagttCGTTATACAGAGAAGGTTTCAATGGAACAAAAATTGTTTCAGTAGGTATATCTTCAGTACATTCCTAAGCGTGATTGATGTGTGACCTTCACACGATAGGAAGTACTGTCTGACGAGTATATTAATTTATGTGTTATTTGTTTATGACTTTACCTTCCTTTTGCAGTTGCAGCCGCCGTGGCCATGGCTTCAGCCAGTGGTGAGGAGAAGATCCTCAACGATGGAAACAACGTTTTTACCGCCAACATGTTCTCGGTGAGTGCTTAAAGAATTATATATAGTCATTAAACTGTAAAGAGTGTGGGTGTAGGAGGTAGAGGTAAACACAGGAATAAGcaatttatttatgaaaacgCGGCGAGATGGTTATATAAAGGGCGAAGATTCAAAGGCAACTGTCACTATTAGATATTGATACAAAGACGTGGTTGACTGAGCCAACCAATTGAAATATCTTCAGATAAGTACTTAAACATTTTTAAGAATGGCAATTCATGAGAAAGATACACTGTTTAAGAGGGAGATAATACAAAATTGtggtttttatattgaatttttacatgtttattcAAAGGCAAATAACATGAGGAAATTCACACAAAACCtatctaattttcatttaattttacaataaaatacaatacaaatactctttattgcacacctcaataaaagaagacaatacaaaagaaaacagaaatacaagcagaggtaaacaacatgcggtcttatcgctaaaaagcgatctcttccagacaatttaatttgtatatCGTTACCCTGAATAACAGAGCAGTATAATTCAAGTATAAAATGCCTATAATATAGCCGAGGGACGTGAGGAGCAAATATGAAACAGAAGTATACCTTCAGTTATTGAGGAAAAACCTTAAAACCCGTACGATGGCCATATCTTGTGTtcccttctaatttcctggctttacgccTTCTctaaatattaggtcattacctatgaaattggcgttttgttcggagaatttcaacgaaacacgaatttccatacaattaatttagcggatatttttttgatggctaattcaaaccaaacaaaatttttccagtaatttttgacacctttaaggtatgttttcaatatctccatttcttgaaaattggtaccattagaaaaatataagtaattttaatactcgaaccgacagcacatgaaaagacctattttcatggcttaattctgaacacttaacaataaaaaataacaattaattgtatgtaaaatcgttgtttattgagtgcactgtagttttattgtaattgtgtatgtacttttgtaaaaaaaaaaaaaactaggatcagacttatatctatgaacaaaaacgccaatttcataggtaaggacctaatataagCAACCGTTCTTTCTGCAGGAGGTGGTAAAAGAGCAGGCTGGCAAGAGCGTGGTGATGTCCGCGTTCTCTGTCATGCAGCCGCTGGCTCAACTCGCCATGGCCTCCGTCGGCGAGTCCCATGACCAGCTCCTCAAGGCCATCGGCCTTCCCAACGACAATGTGGTAACTACTCTCATATTTTACTTTACAACCGACTTACCGAGGAATATATGAGGATTCCATTTGCTCTTGGTTTGCACTATGGCACtgtgaattattttataattcttTGCGCTTGCTACGCATCGAATATTCATTTGGAAATTCATTCCTTTCTTATACCGCTGACTCGACGCAAGCGGGCAGCGGGCCGATGAGCGTCCGATCAAGGCCATTCATATATTACGCTCGATCAAATGCGAGTTAACGCTTGTCATAAAATATGAGCATCATAATATTACATAGTTCACTTCGACCTCTTTAAATTCCAAGGATGCTActacacatttattttattttcagaccAAAGAAGTGTTCCCCAAGGTGACCGCTCAACTCCGAGCAGTAAAAGGAGTAACACTGAAGCAAGCCAACAAAATATACATTCCCCCAAATGCTGAAGTGAAGGAAGACTTTGCAGCCCTCTCAAAGAGCGTCTTCGGTTCGGAATTCAAGAATATTGACTTTACGAAAAATGTGCCTGCTGCTCAGGAAATCAACTCATGGGTAAGAATGGGCGATGTAATCTTTTTCTTCACCATTAAGCTATCCCAGTTGCATCTTACAGGAGCCCAGGGTCAAATCGTTAGAATTTAGCCCACGTGCTGGTTCCTACGATAGGAGCTACCTTTCGATCAGGTCGAAGAAGGGCTGATTGAAATTAGTCTGGTTTCTTAATGATGTTTTCTATAATTGATGACCTGGTAATTATAtatcaaattaaataagtaaatacgTTATGTTCTAAGAAACACATTCGTTTGAGTTGGGGTTCGAACCCACGACATCCAGATTGGAAGCTACACGCCTTACCACTTGGACACTATCGCTCAGTGATATGATAAATTACTTTTGAACAATCATAAAAAATCCAATGTGATGATCAGGGATTGCTCTGAAAGCGTACATTTACATAAAGAcgtttaatgtaaaatattagtTCCAACTGGGTTATTTTCGTCAATCGtctcttttttactttttcaatTAGATTTGTCTTTGTTCAGGTGGAGGATCAAACGAACCACAAAATCAAGGACTTGGTCGACCCGAACTCCCTGGGAGCGGACACTCGTGCCGTCCTCGTCAACGCTTTGTACTTCAAGGTAAATAACACGTTTTTCAATAATAGTAATACTGCATTCTTGTAATCGTCACTATAAAATccacaatattaaaaaataaggaaAGTCAACGTTCCACGCTAATTTTTTTGTCTCACTTGTTTAGTCTTGGTGACTGAATTAGCAGACTATATCCGATAATTTTGTTTATGATGGCTAACTTGATGTCTGGCGACTTCTAGGCACACCactaaaaaactttaaaattactttatatattttattaatcttaCAGGGTTCATGGGAAAAGAAATTCGATAGTAAAATCACTACTGATCGTGATTTCCATGTAACTAAAGACAAGACAGTGAAAGTGCCGACGATGTACAAGAAAGACGACTTCAAATATGCCGAGAGTAAAGAGCTCGATGCTAAGGTAACTGATATCTTTAAATATatctttcattttatttattttatacgctgCATCCTAAATGCTTCCCCCTGTTATAAACTCCTATTTTTATACGCAGCAGTTGGAGACGATTTGGGCTCGAGTTAGGCCAGCTAATCATGACCttgaagaacattttttttatatagttcCTTTACATAGCTCCCATATAAGAGGTGTAACTGGCCGTGATTTAGCGATaacattaaattttaatggACCAGACCTTAATTGAATTTTGCTGCGTTTTAAACCCCTTTATTTTGCTTTTAGCTCTTGGAACTGCCATATGAAGGAAAGGAGGCATCTTTCCTTATCGTCCTCCCTAACGAAATCGACGGTCTGGCAGCTTTGCAGGAGAAACTGAAGGACCCGACTGCCTTGGACAAGGCTGTGGCTGAGATGCGCGAAGTAGAAGTCAACGTGTACCTCCCTAAGTTCAAGATTGAAACTACTATCGACCTGAAAAAAGTTCTGTCAAAGGTAATTATCTTTCAATCATTCATGCTCCACGCTTTGTATCAAATACGAATGTAACGCCAATTCTTGTGAAGTGATCTACATTTTGATCACCTTTTATTTTTGACAATGGTATGAGACCACTTTTCTTTCGTTATGAAGGTATAAAAATGTCTAGATTTAACATTtttggttttgattttgatagGATTGTTAATTATTCTATAGgtatatatgtttatttatttttatcttattaTTTCAGATTGGCATTACCAGCCTTTTCGACCCCTCAAAAGCCAAGCTGGACAATCTCTTGAAGAACGAGAGCGGTCTGTACGTCAGTGATGCCATCCAGAAGGCTTTCATCGAAGTCAACGAGGAGGGCGCCGAGGCAGCTGCAGCTAATGGTAAGTTTTCTAATTTATGACATCTGATACTCGTTAtctaatatgtacatacattgtAAAAGTCTTGGTGAATCACACGCGTTCtgtttttgctttttttagTGAAACAAACTATTTGTCCGTTTTTCAGGCAAAttactatatatatttatagcGATATTTTATACTCGtagtgtgtgcgtgtgtgttgTTTTGTGGATTTggtggatatttttttttattacgggATTTCTTCGTATTTGGATTCTAGCACAGGGAAATCTTAGATGTTATTTAGTTTTTTGTCAGAGCACGACTGGTCATTGCGATATTTCCTTGTATGAAAAAAGAAACtggttataggtacctactgagatTCGCAGCCAGTTGTGTTGGGACTTCTCTTTGACAACGGAGTATTTCTTCTATTTATCCTTACATATCAACGACTCGTCGTTTAGTAGACTTAATCTCGTTACGTTTTAAAGCACCATAAAATTAAGACAAAATTCTTGTCGATCTTTATACATCAAGTCAAGAATTTTACCTCAATTAGAtgtgttttatacagaatttGCACCCTGCTTGAAAACTacatagtttttaagtttttaatacGTCGACGAGTGTCGggtgtatgtgtatgtgtgtgtgtgtctagatttttttgttattaacgTATCGACAATTCCTACATTTTTGTGTTTGTTTTGTAAAGATTATACAACTAATATTACCTAAGCGAGATCAAGATTATGAGAAGGGTTTACACTGTGCCAGTGCAAGTATATTGCTAGAGTTTCTAAGTATAACTGTACGACTTTACAATTTGTTAAAGTTTTGTTATTGttatgatacgaccttgacatgACTCGCTGTGCATTTCGTGCGCATCAATCAGTGTGTGAGCGATTATATCAATATTCATACCTAAACTGGTTTTTAAACCAAAATAACGGGCGATGTCATGtaactaattaaataactacctatatagttgaatcatcgagagcgtggaattgcatatgtagtagtattgtttgtttacaggcattctatatttgaattttctattttcttgtactatcagcatacaaccactacaaatgcaaatccatcttctcgataattcaacttaTACAACTTTGTTCTTACAAAACTAGTCCGATTCAAagctataaatataatagtttTATGTTTCAGTGAAATATTACAATAGAGTTAGATCAAAATAAatctacaacgattttgatagcacacgcagtgcaagtgttatttattcgTCATAATTTTGAAGTTTGACGCTTAAAATAACACTATTCTAACtctattttgattttgataattTCCTTACATATTTTTCCATCATTTATTATATCAATCCCATAAAACTgataattaattttgtttaataaaaataaactaccAAACGCGTTAATAATAACGATTAACACGTAGTTATTCATTTAattcaaaatacaataaaaaaaaatgtaataaaataaagtaattattaacagataaataaataggtaactaATACTTTTTTAAAGCCAACAAATCATGCAAAATAGCTAATCATTTCTTTATTACACCGATAacaatgtaaaattgtatttgcataattaaatataataattagctTGCATACATAGTTATGACTACTAGTGTCCTACAAATTTTCTCTTggtaaaaattaaacaaaccttaatttgttttattaattttaataacattgATTTTAAAGTAATGCAGTTCATTAAacattttacttaaattatgTATCATCTTATTATACTTGAAATAGGAGTCGCATCAGTCGCATCGTAAATCAGATtactaataggtacttaaattatattcgtaaaaaatatttttctttttttgccgTAAGAACGTGTTTTTTCTATacttcaatattattatttttcaaacctccctaaatatctttttttttttttcaaaattaaccaAGTGTGATTATTATagtgggtcaagcaaatcttgtcagtagcaaacggcggcaaatttgaaaaatctcgGGTTACcaacactgtgttcgaataattcgaaaatcgcgtgtcatctgtgttttatctgtggaatgtggatcgtCAATGACAGTCAtaatcttgtttgtttacattctgaatcgtttcTATTTCTAGAAATATTTCTGCTGTCAacattaaataccaatatattaaataagattgtgcatgacCTTAAGCAAAGCTAAGGTGCCTACAATGCCTTATACAGTGCCaactgagaaatctaataaaatattaaaatccagtAGGACATCTACCTGCGAAAACAGTGATTTTATTCACACATTCTTGTTTAACGGGATAGTCCacttctaattttattttgagatcttcaaatttgttaatcatTTTGATTAAGATCAAAAAATTTCAATAAACCGCGAGTGACAATTTGAATTGCAGTACGTAGGGCGCGCAGAAACAAAATGTTTTGGTTCaatgtacattgctgcttttcttagcgcaatactgctctttgagtgttgccccgCTTTAGTatgctttacattgctactgacaagatttgcttgacccactATATATGCATTTTGataaaaacattttctttttctcCTTTCAGCATTCCAAGTCGTAAGCCGATCAGGCAAATTCTACTACGTTGAACCAAAAGAGTTTAACGCAGACCATCCTTTCCTCTTCTTTTTAAACAGTAACTCTAACGAGCTTTTCAACGGAGCTTATATTAATTGAATTAGCTTATATATTTTTAGCGTTAATATAAGTATACATGATAATTTTATACTACCTCaattataagttataagtaaTTCGTTATGACTGTACCTgcctaattttataattttattacaatgtTTTATGAAACATATTGAGATTTTCTTTCATTTTTGATCCtctaactaaaaactaaattaattattgaaaatttcttatgctataaaaaaaatgttgtatggTTGAGCACATTTTACCAGTATCTGGCATCTGGCATGAAAAAATAAAGTAACGCTTTTACAGGAAACAAATTTAATGCAATagacaataataaatattatttatagaaataaaaaaatggtcAAATACTTTTTTGTGCCCTCTTAAATTAATTTAGCAGTAATAAGTAAAATATAGGCACGAAATAGTAcattttaaaactttatttGTCAAAATCAActcaaataatttataaacaattTATGGGCTGGTAGAAATTATAATGAAAactgcaaataaataataaacaaccgTGACTTGACTTGACTTGactaaaataaagaaaatatgttGTCACCAAAAAGTTGTTTTCCTATGTATCTTGTATTACAGAATTCGGAATATTTTACGCGATGGCGGTACAGGAATACTTTTTTACGGCAGACCGGTCGTTCGTATTCGTCCTTAACGTCGGTTCCAGCACTTTATTCAGCGGCCTCTTCCAGTCCTAAGTACAAATTATATATTGACACAGAATGCATGCACGAATGACGGGCACGAATGTATCTTAAAGgtcatattaaaaaaatatgtatgagaTCTAATTGCCACGACCAATTCAAAATATTGTATGAAAAGAGTACACACAACCGTTGACATATTCTCAAAAAATGACTCTatttcaatgaaatatcacattattattattatataagctTTATTTCTCGAACATCCGTTCTAAAATTGactatttttttgttatattttcaCGATGTGTGATCCCTTAACCCTTAAGGGTAAAAGCCTCCTCCATCTTTTTCCATTTCTCTTTGTCTGTAGCATTATTCTCCCAAGTCTTTCCTGCGACTGCTATGATGTTGTCATCCCatatttttctttgttttccTGAGTTTCGTTTGCCTAGTGGGCCTTTCCATTTGGTCTTTCCAGTGGGCCTTTCCTTGAATAGTCCACCACTTTGTATCTAGCCAAATGTCCAGCCCACCTCAATTTTTGTCTTAAACTAAACTTTCTTACTTTGTTTATTCTTCTTAGTTTCAATAGGCTTCTTTCAAtaggaaaatacatttatttacaaataagatatatacagtggtattagtaaaagaaataaataactagcttaaatctaaaataagcccttgaggcattgtgccagggatgctggcggcatttcctcgctgtatcgcaatgctgatacgttgagcgaggtagccgccagcatCAGCCTCTCTTTCCATTGAATGTTGGCaggataattttttttcttaaattttaataatttttatttcggTGAAGACCCATGTCTGGCATCCGTAGGTTAAACTGAGGTGGATGCAGGAATCcataactatattttttatatattgagGCTATAATTTCCTTTTAGGATGTCTTTATGTGACCATTATTTTCTCCAGGCTATGTTTATCCTCCTGTCCACCTCGTTTATGTTGCTATTGGGGTCAAACGAAATAATTTTTCCTAAGTATACATAGTTGTCCACATATTCTATTGGCTTTCCTTCTACAGTTATACTTTTTTGTGGTTGTTCGTCATctcataatatatatatatttttttggtgaaaggattttttttctacttccatattattttctttttatacctcccgtaatttattttttaccaaAATTAACCAAGTGTGATAATAATATCCATattggtaaaaaaaactttttctcCTTTCAGCATTCCAAGAAGTAACCCGATCAGGCAAATTCTACTACGTTGAACCAAAAGAGTTTAACGCAGACCATCCTTTCTTCTTCTCTTTATACAGTCTTTCTAACGAGCTTTTCAACGGAGTTTATATTAATTGAATTAACTTATTTAGTTAGCATTGATATAAGTATAATGCATGATAATTTTATACTACCTCAATTATAAGTAATTCGTTATGATTGTACTGgcctaattttataattttattacaatgtTTTGTGAACTATATTGAGATTTTCTTTCATTTTTGATCCTCtaactaaaaactaatttaattatAGAAGATTTTTAATGTTATAATAACAATGATGTATGGTTTAGCACACTTTTCTATAACTGGcattaaaaaatgaaaatgaacaGTAAAAACGCTTTTACACAAAACAAATTGATTGAGGCAATagacaataataaatatgaaataaaaaaattgtgaaatattTTAGGTGCCCTCTTAAATTAATTTAGCAGTAATAGGTACGAAATAGTACTTTTTAAAACTTTATTTGCCAAAATCAAGTCAAATAGATTTTAAacaatttattatatgaaaactGCAAATAAATACTAAACAACCGTGACTTGACTTAactaaaataaagaaaatatatgTATCTTGTATTACAGAATTCGGAATAAGTTACGCGATGGCGGTACAGGAATTCTTTTTTACGGCAGACCGGCCGTTCGTATTCGTTCTTAACGTCGGTTCCAGCACTTTATTCAGCGGCCTCTTCCAGTCCTAAGTACAAATTTACTGACACAGAATGCATGCACGAATGAAGGGCACGAAAGTATCTaagggggcccactgattaccagttcgccggacgatatcagcctgtcagtaacgcaaaatttgacaactc
This genomic window from Cydia splendana chromosome 9, ilCydSple1.2, whole genome shotgun sequence contains:
- the LOC134793832 gene encoding alaserpin-like isoform X1 encodes the protein MNTLIFFAAAVAMASASGEEKILNDGNNVFTANMFSEVVKEQAGKSVVMSAFSVMQPLAQLAMASVGESHDQLLKAIGLPNDNVTKEVFPKVTAQLRAVKGVTLKQANKIYIPPNAEVKEDFAALSKSVFGSEFKNIDFTKNVPAAQEINSWVEDQTNHKIKDLVDPNSLGADTRAVLVNALYFKGSWEKKFDSKITTDRDFHVTKDKTVKVPTMYKKDDFKYAESKELDAKLLELPYEGKEASFLIVLPNEIDGLAALQEKLKDPTALDKAVAEMREVEVNVYLPKFKIETTIDLKKVLSKIGITSLFDPSKAKLDNLLKNESGLYVSDAIQKAFIEVNEEGAEAAAANEFYIRPPVPAVPPLEQYFVVDRPFYFELKATYTLFNGIQKFDNV